The following proteins are encoded in a genomic region of Gossypium hirsutum isolate 1008001.06 chromosome D05, Gossypium_hirsutum_v2.1, whole genome shotgun sequence:
- the LOC107903900 gene encoding DNA polymerase alpha subunit B translates to MEEEIKAEFLKSGFTLDEEQEILKKCHTFCQDYGLEPSDLVSSWEIYYLNRQLDESVVKDAEMDGFLGHLQSEQLGASAKKDPGLHMYSFKDVDMVLDAEDEDAKDVILGTPIDKSEKLQLDIYDSAHKTNGNIYSSERKSKLVTPFGKRSNKFVVKFNIDNLPTIETANGIEEHYDLEDGIIKRVQPLKSSSLVVHRSGLEPGCRFMYDTIEDRFNAIENRIRKHAAALVASSLYEEPMDPSVASQRSMFAVGMICCDGEGHLNDKSILLQSSVEHSRGQLVRLELNKLSYFSVFPGQVVGIKGNNPSGHCLIASELVDSVPLSIAADADLPPTKKQALDGEIQATHLSSTPTETTMIIAAGPFTTTDNLLFEPLSELLAYATRNSPQLLILLGPFIDSEHPQIKKGTVDLSFDDIFQSEVLRMVQDYLEYMGPNARLVMVPSIRDANHDFVFPQPAFDLDSLNVRLQITSLNNPGIFEADQFMIGCCTVDILKHLSGEEMSRHSMDGQPNDRLSRLANHILSQQSFYPLYPPAEGVPMDFSLASEALHISSVPDLLILPSDIKYFVKVLPVGGTTEGEEEQMKRCVCINPGRLAKGEGGGTFVELKYQGSSDKMNASIISI, encoded by the exons ATGGAAGAGGAGATCAAAGCAGAGTTCTTGAAGAGCGGGTTTACTCTTGACGAAGAACAAGAGATTCTTAAAAAAT GTCATACATTTTGTCAAGATTACGGTCTCGAGCCTTCCGATCTGGTTTCAAGCTGGGAGATTTATTATCTCAATCG ACAACTTGATGAATCTGTTGTGAAGGATGCAGAGATGGATGGGTTTTTAGGGCACCTGCAGAGTGAACAATTAGGTGCGAGTGCTAAAAAGGATCCTGGTTTGCATATGTACTCTTTTAAAGACGTTGACAT GGTTCTTGATGCTGAAGATGAAGATGCAAAAGATGTTATTCTTGGAACTCCAATAGACAAATCAGAGAAACTTCAGTTGGACATATATGACTCGGCTCATaaaacaaatgggaacatttATTCTTCTGAGAGAAAATCAAAACTAGTGACACCATTTGGGAAACGAAGTAACAAATTTGTGGtcaaattcaacattgataatcTTCCTACTATAGAGACTGCCAATGGCATTGAAGAACATTATGATCTTGAGGATGGAATTATTAAAAGGGTTCAACCTCTAAAAAGCTCTTCATTGGTGGTCCACCGATCAGGGCTAGAACCAGGTTGCAGGTTCATGTATGACACGATTGAAGACAGG TTCAATGCAATTGAAAACCGCATCAGAAAGCATGCAGCTGCACTTGTTGCATCTAGTCTCTACGAAGAACCAATGGATCCATCAGTTGCTTCGCAG AGGAGCATGTTTGCCGTTGGGATGATCTGCTGTGATGGAGAAGGTCATCTAAATGATAAATCTATCTTGTTGCAAAGCAG TGTTGAGCATTCGAGAGGGCAACTTGTTCGTCTAGAGTTAAATAAACTGAGTTACTTTTCTGTTTTTCCAGGCCAG GTTGTAGGCATCAAGGGTAACAATCCTAGTGGCCATTGTTTGATTGCATCAGAGCTAGTAGATTCTGTTCCTTTATCCATTGCTGCTGACGCAGATTTGCCTCCTACAAAGAAGCAAGCTTTAGATGGGGAGATTCAGGCAACTCATCTTTCCTCCACGCCAACAGAGACCACAATG ATTATTGCTGCTGGTCCATTCACTACTACAGACAACTTATTATTTGAACCTCTTTCGGAACTGCTTGCCTACGCAACCAGAAACTCTCCACAGTTGCTTATACTG TTAGGACCTTTTATCGATTCTGAACATCCACAGATCAAGAAAGGAACTGTTGACTTGAGTTTCGATGATATATTCCAATCAGAAGTTCTTAGAATG GTTCAAGATTATTTGGAATATATGGGACCCAATGCTCGGTTGGTTATGGTTCCTTCCATACGAGATGCTAATCATGATTTTGTTTTCCCTCAG CCTGCTTTCGATCTCGATTCTCTCAATGTTAGGCTTCAG ATAACCAGTCTCAATAATCCAGGGATTTTTGAGGCAGATCAG TTCATGATAGGTTGCTGCACGGTAGATATTCTCAAACATCTTAGTGGGGAGGAGATGTCAAGACATTCAATGGATGGACAACCTAATGATCGGTTGAGTAGACTTGCCAACCATATTCTTAGCCAACAGAG CTTTTATCCACTGTATCCACCAGCTGAAGGTGTCCCAATGGATTTTTCCCTTGCTTCTGAAGCTCTTCATATATCTTCCGTTCCAGATCTTCTTATCTTACCTTCAGACATCAAGTACTTTGTCAAG GTGTTACCTGTAGGGGGGACAACCGAAGGGGAAGAAGAACAAATGAAAAGATGTGTTTGTATTAACCCGGGAAGACTGGCTAAGGGAGAAGGTGGCGGCACGTTTGTAGAGCTAAAATATCAGGGGAGTTCTGATAAGATGAATGCTTCAATTATCAGCATATGA